In Belonocnema kinseyi isolate 2016_QV_RU_SX_M_011 chromosome 4, B_treatae_v1, whole genome shotgun sequence, a single window of DNA contains:
- the LOC117171616 gene encoding E3 ubiquitin-protein ligase Mdm2-like isoform X4 — MSILLNSSVDEQHGQSKRTKFNYYVTLEPESPVPSSEDDESIYTVQGNETEFVQDTSDTSTHSWNTDSSDDDISVRLEFEVASHSEEDNPMLNATSSSDPEDIVTMGVLAALYNETDMGLADDSDDSRSTVDSEIGKADYWTCVQCNNKNNNPLFRYCEKCYQIRKNFFPPRPKWKRRRPKREIGGGVGVGAVPKLPNSQDEFTSTDSGLGSQESKLSQETEEIARLVVPSKATEGMDTVDYFAGDNLKNEIKIESIERIGNGNSEGRTASVGCNTDNQLKADLVKKEEKDRISDSDNKMCLTCTVNPKDGAFSHGKIIHVCCCYQCATRIWREKKICPICNRKITNVQKVFYN; from the exons ATGagtattcttctaaattcatcAGTCG aTGAGCAACATGGACAATCCAAAAGAACAAAGTTCAATTATTACGTGACGCTGGAACCCGAGTCGCCTGTACCATCAAGTGAAGATGACGAGTCAATTTATACGGTACAGGGAAATGAGACTG AATTTGTGCAGGACACATCGGATACGTCCACTCATTCGTGGAATACTGATAGTAGTGATGATGATATTTCTGTAAGACTGGAGTTTGAGGTCGCATCTCATTCTGAAGAAGATAATCCAATGCTCAATGCAACTTCATCGTCCGATCCGGAG GATATTGTAACGATGGGAGTATTGGCTGCACTCTACAACGAAACGGACATGGGTTTAGCAGACGATAGCGACGATTCGCGAAGTACAGTCGATAGTGAAATAGGAAAGGCAGACTATTGGACTTGTGTTCagtgcaacaacaaaaataacaatcCCTTATTTCGGTACTGCGAGAAGTGTTACCAG ATTCGTAAAAACTTTTTCCCACCTCGACCAAAATGGAAAAGACGTCGACCGAAAAGAGAGATCGGAGGAGGAGTAGGAGTAGGAGCAGTTCCAAAATTACCAAATTCCCAAGATGAATTCACTAGTACGGACTCGGGCCTTGGAAGTCAGGAAAGCAAATTGAGTCAAGAAACTGAAGAAATTGCGAGACTCGTCGTGCCGTCGAAAGCGACAGAAGGTATGGACACTGTAGACTATTTTGCgggagacaatttaaaaaatgaaataaaaatcgaATCCATCGAGAGGATAGGAAATGGAAATAGTGAGGGAAGAACAGCCAGTGTTGGCTGCAACACGGACAACCAATTGAAAGCTGATTTGGTGaaaaaggaggagaaagacagGATTTCGGACTCTGATAATAAAATGTGCCTCACCTGCACAGTTAATCCGAAGGACGGGGCATTTTCACAtggaaaaataattcatgtttgcTGTTGCTATCAGTGTGCGACGAGGATTTGGAGGGAGAAAAAAATTTGCCCGATCtgcaaccgaaaaattacaaatgtGCAGAAagttttctacaattaa
- the LOC117171616 gene encoding E3 ubiquitin-protein ligase Mdm2-like isoform X3, which yields MSILLNSSVEDEQHGQSKRTKFNYYVTLEPESPVPSSEDDESIYTVQGNETEFVQDTSDTSTHSWNTDSSDDDISVRLEFEVASHSEEDNPMLNATSSSDPEDIVTMGVLAALYNETDMGLADDSDDSRSTVDSEIGKADYWTCVQCNNKNNNPLFRYCEKCYQIRKNFFPPRPKWKRRRPKREIGGGVGVGAVPKLPNSQDEFTSTDSGLGSQESKLSQETEEIARLVVPSKATEGMDTVDYFAGDNLKNEIKIESIERIGNGNSEGRTASVGCNTDNQLKADLVKKEEKDRISDSDNKMCLTCTVNPKDGAFSHGKIIHVCCCYQCATRIWREKKICPICNRKITNVQKVFYN from the exons ATGagtattcttctaaattcatcAGTCG aagaTGAGCAACATGGACAATCCAAAAGAACAAAGTTCAATTATTACGTGACGCTGGAACCCGAGTCGCCTGTACCATCAAGTGAAGATGACGAGTCAATTTATACGGTACAGGGAAATGAGACTG AATTTGTGCAGGACACATCGGATACGTCCACTCATTCGTGGAATACTGATAGTAGTGATGATGATATTTCTGTAAGACTGGAGTTTGAGGTCGCATCTCATTCTGAAGAAGATAATCCAATGCTCAATGCAACTTCATCGTCCGATCCGGAG GATATTGTAACGATGGGAGTATTGGCTGCACTCTACAACGAAACGGACATGGGTTTAGCAGACGATAGCGACGATTCGCGAAGTACAGTCGATAGTGAAATAGGAAAGGCAGACTATTGGACTTGTGTTCagtgcaacaacaaaaataacaatcCCTTATTTCGGTACTGCGAGAAGTGTTACCAG ATTCGTAAAAACTTTTTCCCACCTCGACCAAAATGGAAAAGACGTCGACCGAAAAGAGAGATCGGAGGAGGAGTAGGAGTAGGAGCAGTTCCAAAATTACCAAATTCCCAAGATGAATTCACTAGTACGGACTCGGGCCTTGGAAGTCAGGAAAGCAAATTGAGTCAAGAAACTGAAGAAATTGCGAGACTCGTCGTGCCGTCGAAAGCGACAGAAGGTATGGACACTGTAGACTATTTTGCgggagacaatttaaaaaatgaaataaaaatcgaATCCATCGAGAGGATAGGAAATGGAAATAGTGAGGGAAGAACAGCCAGTGTTGGCTGCAACACGGACAACCAATTGAAAGCTGATTTGGTGaaaaaggaggagaaagacagGATTTCGGACTCTGATAATAAAATGTGCCTCACCTGCACAGTTAATCCGAAGGACGGGGCATTTTCACAtggaaaaataattcatgtttgcTGTTGCTATCAGTGTGCGACGAGGATTTGGAGGGAGAAAAAAATTTGCCCGATCtgcaaccgaaaaattacaaatgtGCAGAAagttttctacaattaa
- the LOC117171616 gene encoding E3 ubiquitin-protein ligase Mdm2-like isoform X5 codes for MSILLNSSVGSLSPACLKRKGSDDEDEQHGQSKRTKFNYYVTLEPESPVPSSEDDESIYTVQGNETEFVQDTSDTSTHSWNTDSSDDDISVRLEFEVASHSEEDNPMLNATSSSDPEDIVTMGVLAALYNETDMGLADDSDDSRSTVDSEIGKADYWTCVQCNNKNNNPLFRYCEKCYQIRKNFFPPRPKWKRRRPKREIGGGVGVGAVPKLPNSQDEFTSTDSGLGSQESKLSQETEEIARLVVPSKATEGNGNSEGRTASVGCNTDNQLKADLVKKEEKDRISDSDNKMCLTCTVNPKDGAFSHGKIIHVCCCYQCATRIWREKKICPICNRKITNVQKVFYN; via the exons ATGagtattcttctaaattcatcAGTCG GTTCGCTGAGTCCGGCTTGTTTGAAGCGAAAAGGCTCTGACGATG aagaTGAGCAACATGGACAATCCAAAAGAACAAAGTTCAATTATTACGTGACGCTGGAACCCGAGTCGCCTGTACCATCAAGTGAAGATGACGAGTCAATTTATACGGTACAGGGAAATGAGACTG AATTTGTGCAGGACACATCGGATACGTCCACTCATTCGTGGAATACTGATAGTAGTGATGATGATATTTCTGTAAGACTGGAGTTTGAGGTCGCATCTCATTCTGAAGAAGATAATCCAATGCTCAATGCAACTTCATCGTCCGATCCGGAG GATATTGTAACGATGGGAGTATTGGCTGCACTCTACAACGAAACGGACATGGGTTTAGCAGACGATAGCGACGATTCGCGAAGTACAGTCGATAGTGAAATAGGAAAGGCAGACTATTGGACTTGTGTTCagtgcaacaacaaaaataacaatcCCTTATTTCGGTACTGCGAGAAGTGTTACCAG ATTCGTAAAAACTTTTTCCCACCTCGACCAAAATGGAAAAGACGTCGACCGAAAAGAGAGATCGGAGGAGGAGTAGGAGTAGGAGCAGTTCCAAAATTACCAAATTCCCAAGATGAATTCACTAGTACGGACTCGGGCCTTGGAAGTCAGGAAAGCAAATTGAGTCAAGAAACTGAAGAAATTGCGAGACTCGTCGTGCCGTCGAAAGCGACAGAAG GAAATGGAAATAGTGAGGGAAGAACAGCCAGTGTTGGCTGCAACACGGACAACCAATTGAAAGCTGATTTGGTGaaaaaggaggagaaagacagGATTTCGGACTCTGATAATAAAATGTGCCTCACCTGCACAGTTAATCCGAAGGACGGGGCATTTTCACAtggaaaaataattcatgtttgcTGTTGCTATCAGTGTGCGACGAGGATTTGGAGGGAGAAAAAAATTTGCCCGATCtgcaaccgaaaaattacaaatgtGCAGAAagttttctacaattaa
- the LOC117171616 gene encoding E3 ubiquitin-protein ligase Mdm2-like isoform X2 gives MSILLNSSVGSLSPACLKRKGSDDDEQHGQSKRTKFNYYVTLEPESPVPSSEDDESIYTVQGNETEFVQDTSDTSTHSWNTDSSDDDISVRLEFEVASHSEEDNPMLNATSSSDPEDIVTMGVLAALYNETDMGLADDSDDSRSTVDSEIGKADYWTCVQCNNKNNNPLFRYCEKCYQIRKNFFPPRPKWKRRRPKREIGGGVGVGAVPKLPNSQDEFTSTDSGLGSQESKLSQETEEIARLVVPSKATEGMDTVDYFAGDNLKNEIKIESIERIGNGNSEGRTASVGCNTDNQLKADLVKKEEKDRISDSDNKMCLTCTVNPKDGAFSHGKIIHVCCCYQCATRIWREKKICPICNRKITNVQKVFYN, from the exons ATGagtattcttctaaattcatcAGTCG GTTCGCTGAGTCCGGCTTGTTTGAAGCGAAAAGGCTCTGACGATG aTGAGCAACATGGACAATCCAAAAGAACAAAGTTCAATTATTACGTGACGCTGGAACCCGAGTCGCCTGTACCATCAAGTGAAGATGACGAGTCAATTTATACGGTACAGGGAAATGAGACTG AATTTGTGCAGGACACATCGGATACGTCCACTCATTCGTGGAATACTGATAGTAGTGATGATGATATTTCTGTAAGACTGGAGTTTGAGGTCGCATCTCATTCTGAAGAAGATAATCCAATGCTCAATGCAACTTCATCGTCCGATCCGGAG GATATTGTAACGATGGGAGTATTGGCTGCACTCTACAACGAAACGGACATGGGTTTAGCAGACGATAGCGACGATTCGCGAAGTACAGTCGATAGTGAAATAGGAAAGGCAGACTATTGGACTTGTGTTCagtgcaacaacaaaaataacaatcCCTTATTTCGGTACTGCGAGAAGTGTTACCAG ATTCGTAAAAACTTTTTCCCACCTCGACCAAAATGGAAAAGACGTCGACCGAAAAGAGAGATCGGAGGAGGAGTAGGAGTAGGAGCAGTTCCAAAATTACCAAATTCCCAAGATGAATTCACTAGTACGGACTCGGGCCTTGGAAGTCAGGAAAGCAAATTGAGTCAAGAAACTGAAGAAATTGCGAGACTCGTCGTGCCGTCGAAAGCGACAGAAGGTATGGACACTGTAGACTATTTTGCgggagacaatttaaaaaatgaaataaaaatcgaATCCATCGAGAGGATAGGAAATGGAAATAGTGAGGGAAGAACAGCCAGTGTTGGCTGCAACACGGACAACCAATTGAAAGCTGATTTGGTGaaaaaggaggagaaagacagGATTTCGGACTCTGATAATAAAATGTGCCTCACCTGCACAGTTAATCCGAAGGACGGGGCATTTTCACAtggaaaaataattcatgtttgcTGTTGCTATCAGTGTGCGACGAGGATTTGGAGGGAGAAAAAAATTTGCCCGATCtgcaaccgaaaaattacaaatgtGCAGAAagttttctacaattaa
- the LOC117171616 gene encoding E3 ubiquitin-protein ligase Mdm2-like isoform X1: MSILLNSSVGSLSPACLKRKGSDDEDEQHGQSKRTKFNYYVTLEPESPVPSSEDDESIYTVQGNETEFVQDTSDTSTHSWNTDSSDDDISVRLEFEVASHSEEDNPMLNATSSSDPEDIVTMGVLAALYNETDMGLADDSDDSRSTVDSEIGKADYWTCVQCNNKNNNPLFRYCEKCYQIRKNFFPPRPKWKRRRPKREIGGGVGVGAVPKLPNSQDEFTSTDSGLGSQESKLSQETEEIARLVVPSKATEGMDTVDYFAGDNLKNEIKIESIERIGNGNSEGRTASVGCNTDNQLKADLVKKEEKDRISDSDNKMCLTCTVNPKDGAFSHGKIIHVCCCYQCATRIWREKKICPICNRKITNVQKVFYN; this comes from the exons ATGagtattcttctaaattcatcAGTCG GTTCGCTGAGTCCGGCTTGTTTGAAGCGAAAAGGCTCTGACGATG aagaTGAGCAACATGGACAATCCAAAAGAACAAAGTTCAATTATTACGTGACGCTGGAACCCGAGTCGCCTGTACCATCAAGTGAAGATGACGAGTCAATTTATACGGTACAGGGAAATGAGACTG AATTTGTGCAGGACACATCGGATACGTCCACTCATTCGTGGAATACTGATAGTAGTGATGATGATATTTCTGTAAGACTGGAGTTTGAGGTCGCATCTCATTCTGAAGAAGATAATCCAATGCTCAATGCAACTTCATCGTCCGATCCGGAG GATATTGTAACGATGGGAGTATTGGCTGCACTCTACAACGAAACGGACATGGGTTTAGCAGACGATAGCGACGATTCGCGAAGTACAGTCGATAGTGAAATAGGAAAGGCAGACTATTGGACTTGTGTTCagtgcaacaacaaaaataacaatcCCTTATTTCGGTACTGCGAGAAGTGTTACCAG ATTCGTAAAAACTTTTTCCCACCTCGACCAAAATGGAAAAGACGTCGACCGAAAAGAGAGATCGGAGGAGGAGTAGGAGTAGGAGCAGTTCCAAAATTACCAAATTCCCAAGATGAATTCACTAGTACGGACTCGGGCCTTGGAAGTCAGGAAAGCAAATTGAGTCAAGAAACTGAAGAAATTGCGAGACTCGTCGTGCCGTCGAAAGCGACAGAAGGTATGGACACTGTAGACTATTTTGCgggagacaatttaaaaaatgaaataaaaatcgaATCCATCGAGAGGATAGGAAATGGAAATAGTGAGGGAAGAACAGCCAGTGTTGGCTGCAACACGGACAACCAATTGAAAGCTGATTTGGTGaaaaaggaggagaaagacagGATTTCGGACTCTGATAATAAAATGTGCCTCACCTGCACAGTTAATCCGAAGGACGGGGCATTTTCACAtggaaaaataattcatgtttgcTGTTGCTATCAGTGTGCGACGAGGATTTGGAGGGAGAAAAAAATTTGCCCGATCtgcaaccgaaaaattacaaatgtGCAGAAagttttctacaattaa